The DNA window TGCATCCATTTCTTCTGAACTGAGCAGAATGTAGGATTCCCCTTTTACGATCTCTTTAATATAGAAGAAACAGTTGTCTCTGCTGTGGATCGCGTTCAGGATAAATCCGGTGTTGTTTTTATCCAGAAGAGCAATCGCAAAACTCAGTTTTCCGCCCACATCATCGAATGCATCGTATTTTACGATTCCGTACTTTGTCAGAGATTTTGACAGCATATCTTTTAATCCCCGGACCTCTTCCAGACTGTGTTCATTGACTCTTGAAAGTCTGTCCACCTCTTTCAGTTTCTGAGAA is part of the Blautia faecicola genome and encodes:
- a CDS encoding DUF4446 family protein yields the protein MNNFFDAIGIDLGILVVMLMVLVLVLIVLVLNVSLGLHRQKRRYNMFMKGADGQSLERVFSQKLKEVDRLSRVNEHSLEEVRGLKDMLSKSLTKYGIVKYDAFDDVGGKLSFAIALLDKNNTGFILNAIHSRDNCFFYIKEIVKGESYILLSSEEMDALRQAVHFGENKVQ